A single window of Vigna unguiculata cultivar IT97K-499-35 chromosome 1, ASM411807v1, whole genome shotgun sequence DNA harbors:
- the LOC114188083 gene encoding uncharacterized protein LOC114188083 gives MGPTSFARIHAELRTKKEVGEKVTQAEMFITTRQRREGRKGKELDEETHNAIIKLQGSIQNSSDSAEQTFKSLFGKEKPGRVRCYGKTMTPSQFRKNEEISAIKKEHANAISGMAKEIQDLRAIVNFVVRQQNPDLDEEDLNNMMAHVLGKESSATGPYSSASTHDPRLEDNEDHEGYEDYEDNLIE, from the exons ATGGGACCAACTAGTTTTGCTAGAATTCATGCTGAATTG CGTACCAAGAAAGAGGTAGGAGAAAAAGTTACTCAAGCTGAAATGTTTATTACAACTCGTCAACGTCGAGAAGGCcgaaaaggaaaagaattggATGAAGAAACACATAATGCTATT atTAAACTTCAAGGTTCCATTCAAAACTCAAGTGATTCTGCAGAACAAACATTTAAATCACTGTTTGGAAAAGAAAAGCCTGGGAGGGTACGTTGTTACGGAAAGACTATGACACCATCACAATTtaggaaaaatgaagaaattagtGCCATCAAGAAAGAACATGCAAACGCAATTAGTGGTATGGCAAAGGAAATACAAGATCTACGAGCAATTGTAAATTTTGTGGTAAGGCAACAAAATCCAGATTTAGATGAAGAGGACTTAAATAATATGATGGCACACGTTTTAGGTAAAGAAAGTAGTGCAACAGGGCCATATTCATCTGCATCAACCCATGATCCGCGG CTAGAAGACAATGAAGATCATGAAGGCTATGAAGATTATGAAGACAATCTTATAGAATAA